Below is a window of Manis javanica isolate MJ-LG chromosome 2, MJ_LKY, whole genome shotgun sequence DNA.
GCCTTTGGAATTCCGAGGGTCTGAGACCTGGTCTCAATATGGTTCTCCAGGGAACACGGAGGTGTTTATAGACAGGTGGCAAGAACCTCGGTGGGTGAGGTTTGCTCTCTCCGTTTGTGTAAATCTCCAGGGTCTCCATGCTTGGCAGTATTTCTGGATGATAGTAGGATTGGGAATCTTGTTGAGATCTTTGGTTACTCATGCAGAGTCAATGTTCCCTGGGTTCCAGTCCCTTTTACGTGACTTTGTGTTTATTAAGTTACATTTGTGCTTGTAATCCCTCTGCCGTGCGGAATCCAAGGCAGCCTGCCAGAGCCCCTCAGgaaggtggaggagagagagatgttCATCACCTGCCTCTGTCTGGCCCCCTGGGAGTAACCACCACCTCTAGTGCTTGTGTGTTGGGGAGGGGCCTCTACTTTGCTCTGCTTTTGAGAACAGGAGTATGTTTGCTAAGAGGTTTTATGATTTGAGAGGCCTGAGGTATAAGTGACAGGGCTCTTGCAGAGCAACAGCCATCAAAAGCACACCCAGTCAAGCCTGTCACCTCTGGCGCTGTGCCGTTTATGTACTGCTTGGTGGTCTTTTCCTCTAAAGAAGCCCCTATACTTCCAGAGGGCAGTGACTGAAGATTGGccttgtttccctttcctggctgCCCAGTCAATTGTTAGGCACCTAGCACTTGCTCTTCAAGTGCCATTGTCCTCTACTCGGTACCAGCTCTGTGCCAAGCACCATGCTAGGCGTCCCCACTGCCAGTACATGGAATGGGCTTTGGCTAGGCAGTGGCCTGGGGTCTGCTGTCCTCACTGAAGGGGCCTTCCCTTGCAGGTGGCCTCCCAGACGGCCCAGCGCCATGCACACGCTTATGTTCCTGAGCACACGGCAGGTGCTCCAGTGCCAACCAGctgcctgccaggccctgcccctgtTGCCCCGAGAGCTGTTTCCCCTGCTGTTCAAGGTGGCCTTCATGGACAAGAAGACTGTCGTGCTGCGTGAGCTGGTACACACATGGCCCTTCCCGCTGCTCAGCTTCCAGCAGCTGCTGCAGGAGTGTGCTCACTGCAGCCGAGCCCTGCTGCAGGAGCGGCCCAGCACAGAGAGCATGCAGGCTGTGATCCTGGGACTGACAACCCGGCTCCACACCCCAGAGACTGAGGCCAATTCGCAGTCCCTCTGCAGGTATGGGCTCACCCGAGGGGTCCTCAGGCTTAAGGGGGTGCAAAGAGGGTCCCCCAAGAGGTTTCAAGCTAGTGCAGGAATGGGCACATTGCTGCTGTCCCAGGGTggctgggagtgggtgtgtgggcTGTGCTCCCTTGCCTCCTGCCTCAGCCCACCTGTGCTCCCAGGAAGCATGCACTGCGGGTACTGGACATGACGGGCCTCCTGGATGATGGTGTGGAGCAGGACCCTGGCACCATGAGCATGTGGGACTGCACGGCAGCTGTGGCCCGCACTTGCATtgcacagcagcagggcaggactGTGGAGTCCCAGGTGGCTCCTGTGCCTGTGGAGGTGCGTGTGGATCTGCGGGTAAACCGGGCATCCTACGCGTTCCTGCGGGAAGCTCTCCGCAGCAGTGTGGGCAGTCCGCTGCGGCTCTGCTGCCGGGACCTGCGGGCTGAGGACCTGCCCATGCGCAACACAGTGGCCCTGCTTCAGCTTCTGGACGCGGGCTGCCTGCGCCGTGTGGACCTGCGCTTCAACAACTTGGGTCTGCGCGGCCTGTCCGTCATTATTCCGCACGTGGCCCGCTTCCAGCGCCTGGCCAGCCTGCGGTTGCACTATGTGCATGGGGACTCGAGGCAGCCCTCTGTGGATGGCGAGGACAACTTCCGTTACTTCTTGGCCCAGATGGGCCGCTTCACCTGTTTGCGGGAGCTCAGTATGGGCTCATCTCTCCTCTCAGGGCGGCTGGACCAGCTGCTCAGGTGAGGGGCCCCCACGACTGCCCTGTCCCTTCCCTGACCCTGCCTGTTTGTGACTCCTTGTGTCCTCTACAGCACTCTGCAGAGCCCCCTGGAGAGTCTGGAGTTGGCTTTCTGTGCCCTGCTGCCTGAAGACCTGTGCTTCCTGGCACGGAGCCCCCATGCTGTTCACCTCAAGAAGTTGGACCTGAGTGGCAACGACCTGTCTGGCAGCCAGCTGGAGCCCTTTAAGGGTCTGCTGCAGGTGGCAGCAGCCACGCTGCTGCACCTTGAACTGACTGAGTGCCAGCTTGCTGATACCCAACTGCTAGCCACACTCCCTGTGCTGACCCGATGTGCCAGCCTCCGCTACCTCGGTCTCTATGGCAACCCACTGTCCATGGCAGGCCTCAGGGAACTCTTGCGGGACTCGGTGGTGCAGGCTGAGCTGCGCACAGTGGTGCACCCCTTCCCTGTGGATTGCTATGAGGGCCTGCCCTGGCCACCGCCTGCTTCTGTCCTGCTGGAGGCCTCCATCAACGAGGAGAAGTTTGCCCGTGTGGAGGCTGAGTTGCACCAGCTGCTGTTGGCGTCAGGCCGTGCGCATGTGCTCTGGACGACAGATGTCTATGGGCGCCTGGCAGCAGACTTTTTCAGCCTGTGACATCCAGGCTCTGGCTGAGAGACAGGTGCCCTGGCTGGGGTCCAGGAGGCCCCCTCCCTGCCTTGGATAGACATCTGTCACTGGGACCCTGGTGGAGGCCTAGAGGCCTGACACAAAGGCACTGGTCTCTGATTCCCTTGCTCCTGGGTGCAATTTGAGCCTTTCCATGCTTTTTGCAGCTCTGTGTGCAGATTGCCTTGCACCTGCTCCCGTGACTGGCTGAGTGTTTGTGGACCTGGGGGCTGGATTACAGGCCTGCTTGGTTTAGCTGCACTTGGTCCTGTTTGGAATGTTACTGGGGCTCCAGCTGTGAGCTGAGAGGTTGTCCTCTCTGGGCTCTTCTCAAGAGCAGACTGCTGTGGGGTTGAAGCTGGGTCCCCATGCACCCAAGGGCCTCACAGTTCTCCCTTCTCTGGCACCAGGGGACCAGCTGTCGTTGGCTGGGCTTTGGGGTCAGAGGGTGTCATTAAGGTACAATGTGCAGTGTGTTTGGAACTTAAATTTGTGGCTGTTTTTTCTGTCCTAATTGGTCAGAATAACTTATCCCTGCCTCTGCTGTCTCTCCCAGCATGACCACTGGGCAGCAGCAATTTTCCAGTCTGTTGCCCCTTCTGCTTCCCTAGGTGCCTCCACCAGCTTGGCAGCCCATGTGGGCACCTCTGCAGTCGGTGGTTCCTTCACCCTGGGGAGGCCTATCATCCTCCAGCGCGGTGGGGCCAGGGTCAGGCCCTGCAGAGCCAGAGGTTGGGTGATTCTGGAAGGGGTCGTTTCTAGAGGGCCTCACTGGGGGTGTTGGGAGCCTCTCTGGTCACCCTCCGTTCGCACCCGAGGGCTTCTCTTTGAGGAGCGGAGGTTCCGCAGGAGCCTGCTCACCAACCCTGGGCCCCACACACGTCTCGCCGCACACTACGCAGCTTCCACCCTTTACTGGTTGCGCCGGCGCATGCGCGAGGCGAGTCCACGGGACGTACGTCATCAGCTCGCGCCGCGCGCCTTGCCCCCGCCCCTCAGCCGCGGATCTTATAGTCGGCGGGCGGCTGCAGCGGAAGCTCCTGCGCAAGCCCGGGCGCCCCGCCCTCGGCCACCTCCACCGGGCCCTCGGCGAAGAGTGGTTTGGAGCGATCGATGACGAACATCTCGTGGCCCCTCTCGTCGCGAAGCTCCTCGAGCTGCGCGAAGGTGCAGGGCCCGTCCGAGTAGTCGTTGACGAACAGCGCGCCCTCTCCCGGCGGCCCCGGCGACTTTTTCCGCCTGCGCCGCCGGCGGCAGATCAGGGCCGCCAGCAGCAGCGCCGTGAGCGCCAGCAGCGCGATGGCCGCCGCCACGACTGTCTGCGTGGCCAGGCCCAGGGCGCGGAAGGCCATGCTGCCCGCTTCGTGCAGGATCTCGTGGCTGACAGTGCCGGCGGCCGGGGCCGGCGGAGGCGCCGACTGCAGCCGCTGCTGTTGGGACAGGTTGACCAGAAGCTGGAAGGGCACGCGGGCGGCGCCGCCGGCGTTGGAGGCCTCGCACTCGTACCTGCCAGCGTGGGCGAGGGTGATGTTCGTGAGGAAGAGCATGCCGCTGCCCGTGTCGGAGGCCGCATGCCCACCCGGGCCTGGTGACCCGCCTTCTGGCCGGGCCTGGCCCAGCGGCTGCCTCTCGCGGGGCTGGGCCATCTTTCTCCAAGTCACCAGGGGCTGTGGATACCCGGAAGCCTGGCAGGCAACCCGCAGGTCCTCACCCAGGTTGGCTGTCATCTCCAGCGGCTCCACATGCACGGAGGGCGGGATGCAGATGAGGCTACTGCCAGATACATCCAGGAGACTCTGAAGTGCCAAGCGCGGGGGCTCTGCACACGTGATCTTCCTGTCCCTAGAGCTGAGCAGCCGCTGGCCCCTCTCCTTGATCCAGGCTCCCAGCCAGTGCAGGGCACAGTCGCAACGCCACGGGTTCTCTGTGGACAGAGCAGTGGTGGGTAGGTGGCTCAGGAGAGGCCCCAGAACAGCTGGACAGTTGAGACTCTGTTGGCCAGAGCACTTCCCACAGAACTGGGGAACCTTGCCACCCATTCTCCGACCGAAAGCTCCTTGGAATTTGAGCACGCTCTCATACCGCCCTTTTAGTTCTGTGAAGGCACATTCCAGTTGACTTCACTGATCTCTTAAAGCCCCTGTTCCTCTGAAGTCTCTCCT
It encodes the following:
- the LRRC24 gene encoding leucine-rich repeat-containing protein 24 isoform X2, with the protein product MLFAGSEMLGAARHPVFQEAHPIWGQTAKRPRLRGLRPVPREMAPAASPLLLLALLALPGLPPRAAGCPAACRCYSATVECGALRLRVVPPGIPPGTQTLFLQDNTIAHLEPGVLSPLATLRRLYLHNNSLRALESGTFHAQSRLLELALTGNRLRGLRVGAFAGLAQLRALYLAGNQLVRLLDFTFLHLPRLQELHLQENSIELLEDHALAGLSSLALLDLSRNQLGTISHEALQPLASLQVLHLTENPWRCDCALHWLGAWIKERGQRLLSSRDRKITCAEPPRLALQSLLDVSGSSLICIPPSVHVEPLEMTANLGEDLRVACQASGYPQPLVTWRKMAQPRERQPLGQARPEGGSPGPGGHAASDTGSGMLFLTNITLAHAGRYECEASNAGGAARVPFQLLVNLSQQQRLQSAPPPAPAAGTVSHEILHEAGSMAFRALGLATQTVVAAAIALLALTALLLAALICRRRRRRKKSPGPPGEGALFVNDYSDGPCTFAQLEELRDERGHEMFVIDRSKPLFAEGPVEVAEGGAPGLAQELPLQPPADYKIRG
- the LRRC24 gene encoding leucine-rich repeat-containing protein 24 isoform X3, which translates into the protein MAPAASPLLLLALLALPGLPPRAAGCPAACRCYSATVECGALRLRVVPPGIPPGTQTLFLQDNTIAHLEPGVLSPLATLRRLYLHNNSLRALESGTFHAQSRLLELALTGNRLRGLRVGAFAGLAQLRALYLAGNQLVRLLDFTFLHLPRLQELHLQENSIELLEDHALAGLSSLALLDLSRNQLGTISHEALQPLASLQVLHLTENPWRCDCALHWLGAWIKERGQRLLSSRDRKITCAEPPRLALQSLLDVSGSSLICIPPSVHVEPLEMTANLGEDLRVACQASGYPQPLVTWRKMAQPRERQPLGQARPEGGSPGPGGHAASDTGSGMLFLTNITLAHAGRYECEASNAGGAARVPFQLLVNLSQQQRLQSAPPPAPAAGTVSHEILHEAGSMAFRALGLATQTVVAAAIALLALTALLLAALICRRRRRRKKSPGPPGEGALFVNDYSDGPCTFAQLEELRDERGHEMFVIDRSKPLFAEGPVEVAEGGAPGLAQELPLQPPADYKIRG
- the LRRC24 gene encoding leucine-rich repeat-containing protein 24 isoform X1, whose translation is MDPRNPENAPSFLEFMHPETPGNCLCLGQIYSIKLLLCLRISSALNNHEAHPIWGQTAKRPRLRGLRPVPREMAPAASPLLLLALLALPGLPPRAAGCPAACRCYSATVECGALRLRVVPPGIPPGTQTLFLQDNTIAHLEPGVLSPLATLRRLYLHNNSLRALESGTFHAQSRLLELALTGNRLRGLRVGAFAGLAQLRALYLAGNQLVRLLDFTFLHLPRLQELHLQENSIELLEDHALAGLSSLALLDLSRNQLGTISHEALQPLASLQVLHLTENPWRCDCALHWLGAWIKERGQRLLSSRDRKITCAEPPRLALQSLLDVSGSSLICIPPSVHVEPLEMTANLGEDLRVACQASGYPQPLVTWRKMAQPRERQPLGQARPEGGSPGPGGHAASDTGSGMLFLTNITLAHAGRYECEASNAGGAARVPFQLLVNLSQQQRLQSAPPPAPAAGTVSHEILHEAGSMAFRALGLATQTVVAAAIALLALTALLLAALICRRRRRRKKSPGPPGEGALFVNDYSDGPCTFAQLEELRDERGHEMFVIDRSKPLFAEGPVEVAEGGAPGLAQELPLQPPADYKIRG
- the LRRC14 gene encoding leucine-rich repeat-containing protein 14, with amino-acid sequence MHTLMFLSTRQVLQCQPAACQALPLLPRELFPLLFKVAFMDKKTVVLRELVHTWPFPLLSFQQLLQECAHCSRALLQERPSTESMQAVILGLTTRLHTPETEANSQSLCRKHALRVLDMTGLLDDGVEQDPGTMSMWDCTAAVARTCIAQQQGRTVESQVAPVPVEVRVDLRVNRASYAFLREALRSSVGSPLRLCCRDLRAEDLPMRNTVALLQLLDAGCLRRVDLRFNNLGLRGLSVIIPHVARFQRLASLRLHYVHGDSRQPSVDGEDNFRYFLAQMGRFTCLRELSMGSSLLSGRLDQLLSTLQSPLESLELAFCALLPEDLCFLARSPHAVHLKKLDLSGNDLSGSQLEPFKGLLQVAAATLLHLELTECQLADTQLLATLPVLTRCASLRYLGLYGNPLSMAGLRELLRDSVVQAELRTVVHPFPVDCYEGLPWPPPASVLLEASINEEKFARVEAELHQLLLASGRAHVLWTTDVYGRLAADFFSL